In Nitrosomonas ureae, the sequence ATTCGTTGAAGAGTATTTAACTAGCCGTAATGGGTGCGGGTTCATTGATCGTGTAGCATCAATCGCTGCATCAATGCAGATCGCCAAATTCTCATCCAAGAACGAATATAACCAGATCCATCAAAAGCACATTATTCAAAACTTTGGAATCTTCCATCAGAAGGCTAAGGAATCGATTCAAAGACTTCTCGATAAATTGCCCATAGCCAGTTTTACGCCTGGTGATTTTATAGAGCAGGCGAAAAAAGCGCGGCCCGAAACAGATATCGTCATTGCCTTTCCTCCAACCTATAAAGGCGGATACGAGCGAATATTTAAATTCGTGAGCGAGAATATTTCCTGGGTACCACCGGAGTACGCGATATTTGACCCCAAAACACTTGACCGATTTCTGCTCGAATTAATGGACAGGGACATAAGTTTCTGCGTTTATGGTGATCAGGAAATGGAAAACCTAAAATGCGGCGGAAAATTTCTCAGCAACACCAATAAACCAATATATCTTTACGTCAATAATATTGAGCGTTCATCATTCAGACGCAAATCTCAAACCAGCAGGCAATTCAAATATCAAGAGTTTGACCCTGCCACGGCCACGGCAAAAAGCATAGTAAATGTCACGCGAATGGACTCGGCGCAAATGACATTCTTGAAAAACGTATATCTTGCAAAACGAATATCTCATGTATCCGGAATGTTCAATTATTGCGTGTTTATCGATGGCAAGCTGGCCGGTGGAATAATCCTTTCATTATCAAAATACGGAGACATTGAAAGTCTGTATGTTCTTTCGGACTTTTCAGTATCGCGTAACAATCGCTTATCCAAACTCATAGCGATGATCGCCACATCAAAAGATATTGTTTCAGAGATAGAGCGTAGGACATTACTCAAGTTTAAACAGCTTTGCACTACGGTTTTCACTGAAAAACCAGTATCAATGAAATATCGCGGAATCTGGAATCTTTACTCGCGCAAAGAAGGTTTTCTTAATTATCACTCACCAGTAAGAAACCAATCCCCTCAACAGATTTACATCGAATGGTTCAACAAATACAACAAATGATCCAGACAAAAACATACAAAACCGATTTAACTAAACTGAAGCTCCTTGATGGCAATCCTCGCTATATGACGCCTGCGCAATTCAAGCGCCTGGTGAAAAATCTTGAGAATGATGGGGTGCTGACCAGTGCGCCCCTGATTTACCAAAATGAAGTTTTATCGGGGAATCATCGCGTACAGGCTGCTATTGCCGCCGGAATAATTGAGGCGGATGTAATCGAAATTATTAGCCTGCTGACTGAATCCGAGAAAAAAGCGATCGCACTGAGCCACAACGCCATTGCTGGTCAAGATAATCTTAGCTTGCTGCAGGAATATTACGACAGTCTGGATTCGTTTCTCAAAGAATATTCCGGACTAACAGATGACATTTTTAAAGTTGAAGAATTGGATATCAGCACACTCTCAGTGGGTGCACCAAAATATCAACAGTTGAACTTGCTCTTTCTGCCTGAAGAAATGGATGTGTTTATGGAACTGGTAAAAAACATCGGAAAAAAACAAGAATCTGTCAATTTGTGCGGAAAAATAGATGATTTTGATCAATTCTTTGAGGCTGTCACACAAACAAAAAAAGTAATGAATATTCACAATTCTGCGGTTGCACTTCGCACGATGGCGCAACTCACTATGGAAAGGTTAGAGGAAATCGAGAAAGAATCGGCTGCTGTTGAAACAAATGAACAATAGAAGAAAATGGCCAAGGCATTCAATCCCAAGCCGCCGAAGGTTTTAGATGATAAGCAAATTGAGCAACTTGAAGCGTTGGCATCCTTTTTAACAATACCGCAAATAGCGGATTTTTTTATGATCGCTCCAGCAACATTTAAACGCATTTTAGATCGTCAGCCCATTGCGATGAGCCGCTATAAAAAAGGAAAATCGCAGGCGATTATTTCTGTCGCAAATTCTCTCGTTACAAAAGCCAGAAACGGAGATATCACGGCGCAAATTTTTTTTCTTAAAACTCAAGGCGGATGGTCTGATAAAAGTTCCGATTTGCCGGATGAAAAACCGCCGGCTGCAAAAGTTGTGATTAAGGAATACGATGGGCGCAAACCTAGCGACACTTGAAGAAAAGCTTGATCTTAAGGCTAATAGACCTCAAAGCCAATTTCTGCGCATGCCGCACAAATTCCGGGCTTTTGTCGCCGGGTATGGAAGCGGCAAGACATACGTGGGTGGGATGGCAATGTGCTCACATTTCAGGGAACACCCACAGATTAATGCTGGGTACTTTGCTCCAAGTTACCCAATGATCAGGGATATTTTCTATCCTACGATTGAAGAGGTTGCTTACAATTTTGGTTTCCGTGTACAGATAAACCAATCGAATAAAGAAGTTCATTTCTTTATTGGCCGCTGGTATTACGGGACTTCAATATGCCGTTCAATGGATGACCCCGGAAAAATAATTGGTTTTAAGATCGGCCATGCTTTGATAGATGAGTTTGATACCTTGCCCTTGATGAAAGCTTTGTTGGTATGGAAGCGTGTTATTGCCCGGATGCGTTTCAAGATTAAAGGATTGAGGAATGGCATCGACGTTACCACAACACCGGAAGGCTTTTTGGCAACTCATAAACTTTTTGTCGAGGATGTTATTGCAAAACCTGAACTATCAAACAATTACGGTTTAATTCAAGCCAGCACCTACGAAAACGAAATCAATCTGCCTGACGATTACATACCGTCAATGATTGAATCGTACACGCCGGAACTTGCTCTGGCTTATGTGAATGGTCAGTTTGTTAACCTTAAATCCGGCACCGTCTATCGCAATTACAACCGCGTTACGAACAATTCCAACGAGACCATTAATCCAAAAGGTGAAGTCCTATTCATCGGCATGGATTTCAACGTGCAGAAAATGGCTGCGCGGATATTGGTTCAGCGTCCAAACGGCTTTCATTGCGTCGCAGAATTAAAGGATATCTTCGACACGCCTGCAATGATTCGAGTGATTGCCGAGAAGTGGCCAAAAGCTTCTAACTTCAGGCACATCATCTATCCTGATGCTTCTGGGGCAAGCCGCAATACCACCGGAGCAGCAACCAGCGATATCAAATTATTGCTTGCTGCAGGGTTTGAGGTTCGCGCACACGCTTCAAATCCGTTCGTTAAAGATCGGGTGAATGCGGTCAATGTCGCTTTCTCAAAACAAAAGGTATGGGTAAATGCGAAAGAATGCCCAGATACTGCCAGTTGTCTTGAGAAACAGGCATATGACGATAACGGCGAGCCGGACAAGAAAGGCGGATTCGATCACGGAAATGATGCATTTGGATATCCAATCGCCTACGAAATGCCAGTGCTTCACATCATCAGACAAGCAACCACACACGGGACCTAAAATCATGAGCGTAAAAAACACACATCCGGATTACGACAATTCTCTACCCGACATTTTGATGGCACGGGATTTTTATTTGGGTGAGCGAGTTGTCAAGCGCAAAGAGACTACTTATCTAAAGCCTACCGTTGCACAGGTTCTGGATGGGATGGGAAAAGGCGACAAAGGCCGAGCTTCTTATGAAAAGTATATCGAGGGTGCGAGATTCCCTGACCTTTTTAATCAGGCTGTAGAAAATACGCTTGGAGTTATGCATGGGGAAGATCCTGTTATCCAGGTACCAACTAAGATGGAGCCCATACTGCAGAAAATTACACGGCAGGGTGAAACCGTTTACGGACTTTTGCGCAGAATCAATGAAGAGCAACTTATCCCCGGACGTCTGGGGTTATTGCTTGACGTCGATGAAAACACGGATTTGCCTTACATTTCCTTATTCAACGCTGAGTCTGTGACTAATTGGGATGAGGGGATTCTGGAATCCGGAACGGTGGCCAATCTTAAAATGGTTGTGTTATATGAGCCCCAAACCATACTTGATTCAGAACTTCAGTGGACTACCAAGGAAATGTTTCGGGTATGCATATTGTCCGGTAATGAATCGGGCAAATCTGTTTATCAAACCGGAGTATTTGAAGACACATTTGATTCCGCACAATTAAAACCAGTCCAGTTGATCGGAAAGTCACTGGAAAAAATCCCTTTCGTTTTTATCAACACCAAAGATTCATTGACTAAACCCGATCTTCCGCCATTTATAGGCCTGGTTAATGAGGTTTTGGGGATCTATCGATCAGAAGCCAATTATCGCTATCACTTATACATGCAATCGCAAGATACCCTGGTTCGTATCGGTCATATGAGAACGATTGAAAACGAGAACGAAACCGTCAGAACGGGAGCCGGTGCGGTGCTGGATGTCAGTATAGGCGGCGATGCCAAATTCATCGGCGTGAATTCCCAGGGGTTGACAGAAGAAAGGTTAGCGCTGGAAAACGACTACAAAAGGGCCGAGGAAAAAGCGCTCAAGTTGTTGGATAAGAAATCATCTGAAAGTGGCGAGGCATTGATAACTCGTAAGAATTCCCAAACGGCCAGCATTACCCAGATTGCCAAAACATCATGCGCAGCATTGGAAACCATCCTCAAAATGATGGCTGAGTGGATGAGCCTGAATCCGGATGAAGTAATCGTAACACCGTTTACTGAATTCGGGGACGTATCCATTACTGCCAAAGATGTCATCGACATGATGACAGCGAAAACTATGGGGGCGCCAATTTCACAAGAAACCATTCATGAGCGAATGAGAGAGGGTGGATTGACGGATAAAACCATTGATGAAGAGATTACCGCAATTGCTGGGGAAGATGATGTGCCAATGAGAACGGGAACCGATGGAGACCGCTAATCAGCAAATGTACGATGCGGCGCTGCGCCATCAAACCTACGTTCTGCGTTATGCGGCTGGCATCAGAAACAAGATCAACGAATTGCTTGATCAGACTGAGGACGAAATCGCCGGAAAATTACTCAACAAGTACGGGGACTCTTCACGAGTGGTAACAAGTTCAGATTGGGAGCGATTGACCAGGCTGCAGGAAGTTATCAAGGAAATCAGATCTGATGCCTGGAGTTCAGCCGGCACATTGCTCTCTGAGGAAGCGCTTTCATTTGTGGAACAGGAATCAAAGTTTTATACGCTTTTAATCACGAGCGTATCGCCGGTCATTATCGATACAGTTGTACCGAGCCCGGAAACGTTGAAATCTATTGTCACTGCCAGGCCATTCGAGGGCAAGCTGCTGAAGGATTGGGTTAAGGATTATGAAGAAAAAGATATCGCGCGGATAAATAAAATGATCAATCAAGGCATCGTTCAGGGCAAAGATGCCAAAGAAGTAGGCAGGCAGGTATTCGGAACGGTTAAAGCCAAAGGAACGGACGGCATAACGCAACACACCCGCGATTCAGTGAACATGATGGTGCGCACGGCTATTCAGCACATCAACGGTAATGCTCGGCGTGAAGTTGGTTTGATGAATGCCGAGATTATTGAGCTCGAAGAATATGTAGCCATGCTCGATGGCAGAACCACGATGCAATGCAAAGGTTTGGATAGCCAAACCTTCAAGCCGGGGGAGGGACCATATCCTCCAATTCACATCGGTTGCCGGTCAGCTCGTGTGATGTATATCAACCAGGATATCGGTGTGCGGCCAGCCAAGCCGGTTACTGAAAGATTGCTGGTCAAGGAATATGCCGAGAAGAATGATCTGGGGTCAATCAAAAAACGTGATGATCTGCCTTATGGTACCAAGGGCGATTATGACGAATGGGCGAGGAAAAGAATCCGTGAATTGGTGGGCCCGGTACCGGCCAAATTGAATTACAACGACTGGCTTAAAACGCAGTCAGCGGTTTTCCAATTGGATACCTTGGGGAAAACAAGAGCCGAATTATTCAGCAAAGGAAATTTGACCCTTGACAGATTTATCGATGCAGACGGAACAACTCTCACGCTTAAAGAAATCGCGCAGCGGGACGCGGTAGCTTTTGAGCGTGCGGGATTGGATGTTAGTAAATTTTTAAACTAGGAGACGACGCAAATGGCACTGAAAATCAAAATACCAAATCTTGAAGGACTTGAAGAGCATTTTCATTCACTGTACACCCAGCAATCAGACGGATCGTATCTGCTGACTGGAGTGGAGGGTATGAAAACACAGACTGATCTTGACGTCTTAACCACGTCATTGGCGAAGGAGCGCAAGGATCATAAAGCCACGAAAGACAAATATGCTGTGCTGGGTGATAAGGATCCGGTTGACATTCTATCCCAGCTCGATCGAGTATCAGAGCTGGAAGCGGCAGCATCCGGAAAGATCGATGAAACCAGAATCAATGAAATGGTGGAAGGGCGATTACGCACGAAGCTTGCCCCGGTAGAAAGAGAACGGGACCAGTTAAAAACTCAGCTCGAAGCCGCACAAACTCAGGTGAATGATTTCTCTGCCCGAGAAAAACGCAGAACAATACATGACAAGGTTCGGGAAGCCGCAATCGCGTCTAAAATGATGCCTGAAGCTTATGACGATGTTTTGATGTATGCCGATGCCATGATGGACCTTACCGAGGATGGCCGGGTGGTAACAAAGGATCAGGTTGGCGTTACTCCTGGCCTAGATCCAACCGTGTGGTTGACCGAGATGCAACAGAAAAAACGTTACTGGTGGCCAGGTAGTCAATCGGGTAATTCATTTGGTTCTGAGGGTGTAGGGAACTTAGGTGGCGAAAACCCATGGAGTGCTACCGGGTGGAACTTGACCAAACAGGCAGAGGTTCACTCACAAGATCCAAAACGTGCTGATCAAATGGCGCGGTCTGCGGGTACGACAGTCGGCGGTCCTAAACCACAACCTAAAGCTGCATGACAACGATAGCGTATAAGGACGGGATCATTGCGTACGATAGCCGTGTTAGAGCAGGTGATTTAATTATCGATGATAATATCGATAAGCACTTTCATGTAGGCAATGATCATTTTTTCATATCTGGGGATATAGGCCAGGCTGACGAATTTATTCATTGCGCGCAGTCTGGAAGCTCAGTAATGCGGTACATAGATATCCACGCGATAGCAATTCTTGAAGGTAAGCTCCTCATCATCGGTATAGAAGAGATCGATGGACATTCTCGTATGTACAAGGACATCCCTAGACTCAATTATCACTATGCTGTTGGTTCCGGCATGCGATTTGCATTAGCTGCAATGGACATGGGTGCTAGTGCAAAGGAGTCGATTGAATTGGCAATGAAACGTGATTCATGTACCGGCGGCACTATCAGAACTTTTGAATTCAAGTAGCAAATTGGGCGCTTAGTGCGCCCTTTTTAATTTGGTGGAATTACATCATTTTAGATTGGGATGAAAGTCAGTATTGAAATATATTTCTTTGCCATCAAAATTGCACTTCAAACTTCGTTCACCTATTTATCAAACCAAACTGAAACAGTGTAACCTGTATCCTCATTAGCGGTTAAACAAAAATCATGCAGAATTTGTGCTGCTTTGCGATAATCTGTGCTGCCTTCTTCATAAAGGTTAAATTTTGAGTAAATTTGAGTTAAGTTGTAAAACGAAACCCTCATACCCTCATTTATGTTTCTTACGCTGTAAATAACATACGCGCCTGCTACTTCACCGAATTTCAAATTCATTCTTTCGGATACTTCTTTCATTTTTTGTCCTGTCTTTC encodes:
- a CDS encoding ParB N-terminal domain-containing protein encodes the protein MVQQIQQMIQTKTYKTDLTKLKLLDGNPRYMTPAQFKRLVKNLENDGVLTSAPLIYQNEVLSGNHRVQAAIAAGIIEADVIEIISLLTESEKKAIALSHNAIAGQDNLSLLQEYYDSLDSFLKEYSGLTDDIFKVEELDISTLSVGAPKYQQLNLLFLPEEMDVFMELVKNIGKKQESVNLCGKIDDFDQFFEAVTQTKKVMNIHNSAVALRTMAQLTMERLEEIEKESAAVETNEQ
- a CDS encoding terminase large subunit domain-containing protein, translated to MGANLATLEEKLDLKANRPQSQFLRMPHKFRAFVAGYGSGKTYVGGMAMCSHFREHPQINAGYFAPSYPMIRDIFYPTIEEVAYNFGFRVQINQSNKEVHFFIGRWYYGTSICRSMDDPGKIIGFKIGHALIDEFDTLPLMKALLVWKRVIARMRFKIKGLRNGIDVTTTPEGFLATHKLFVEDVIAKPELSNNYGLIQASTYENEINLPDDYIPSMIESYTPELALAYVNGQFVNLKSGTVYRNYNRVTNNSNETINPKGEVLFIGMDFNVQKMAARILVQRPNGFHCVAELKDIFDTPAMIRVIAEKWPKASNFRHIIYPDASGASRNTTGAATSDIKLLLAAGFEVRAHASNPFVKDRVNAVNVAFSKQKVWVNAKECPDTASCLEKQAYDDNGEPDKKGGFDHGNDAFGYPIAYEMPVLHIIRQATTHGT
- a CDS encoding DUF4055 domain-containing protein, producing MSVKNTHPDYDNSLPDILMARDFYLGERVVKRKETTYLKPTVAQVLDGMGKGDKGRASYEKYIEGARFPDLFNQAVENTLGVMHGEDPVIQVPTKMEPILQKITRQGETVYGLLRRINEEQLIPGRLGLLLDVDENTDLPYISLFNAESVTNWDEGILESGTVANLKMVVLYEPQTILDSELQWTTKEMFRVCILSGNESGKSVYQTGVFEDTFDSAQLKPVQLIGKSLEKIPFVFINTKDSLTKPDLPPFIGLVNEVLGIYRSEANYRYHLYMQSQDTLVRIGHMRTIENENETVRTGAGAVLDVSIGGDAKFIGVNSQGLTEERLALENDYKRAEEKALKLLDKKSSESGEALITRKNSQTASITQIAKTSCAALETILKMMAEWMSLNPDEVIVTPFTEFGDVSITAKDVIDMMTAKTMGAPISQETIHERMREGGLTDKTIDEEITAIAGEDDVPMRTGTDGDR
- a CDS encoding phage minor head protein is translated as METANQQMYDAALRHQTYVLRYAAGIRNKINELLDQTEDEIAGKLLNKYGDSSRVVTSSDWERLTRLQEVIKEIRSDAWSSAGTLLSEEALSFVEQESKFYTLLITSVSPVIIDTVVPSPETLKSIVTARPFEGKLLKDWVKDYEEKDIARINKMINQGIVQGKDAKEVGRQVFGTVKAKGTDGITQHTRDSVNMMVRTAIQHINGNARREVGLMNAEIIELEEYVAMLDGRTTMQCKGLDSQTFKPGEGPYPPIHIGCRSARVMYINQDIGVRPAKPVTERLLVKEYAEKNDLGSIKKRDDLPYGTKGDYDEWARKRIRELVGPVPAKLNYNDWLKTQSAVFQLDTLGKTRAELFSKGNLTLDRFIDADGTTLTLKEIAQRDAVAFERAGLDVSKFLN